From one Thermanaeromonas sp. C210 genomic stretch:
- a CDS encoding class I SAM-dependent rRNA methyltransferase codes for MARVRLKRNEEMRVKDGHPWVYRTEIEEIYGSFEPGDIVEVEDNRGRFLGRGYINPVSMITVRLLTYQRDEEVDESFWRRRLLAAWNYRQQVLKGADTDSYRVVFGEADFLPGLIVDKFGPYLVFQTLALGIDRFRETLVELLDDIIKPDGIYERNDAAVRELEGLELRTGFLKGRFDPLVTIRENGIKLYVDMARGQKTGYFLDQRENRAAIRPLVGGARVLDCFCHTGSFSLHAASFGAREVLGLDISEEAVAMARRNAALNGYEGICSFEVANVFDALREMDRSGERYDVVILDPPAFVKSRKALEGAVRGYKEINLRAMKLLSPGGFLVTCSCSYYMPEDLFWGVVFSAARDARRRLRLVARRGQAPDHPVLMGYDESRYLKCLFFQVL; via the coding sequence GTGGCAAGGGTGCGGCTCAAGAGAAATGAAGAAATGCGGGTTAAAGACGGTCACCCCTGGGTTTACAGGACGGAGATAGAGGAGATTTATGGCTCTTTTGAACCGGGCGATATAGTGGAAGTAGAGGATAACCGCGGCAGATTCTTAGGCCGGGGATACATAAACCCGGTCTCCATGATCACGGTTCGCCTGCTGACTTATCAACGCGACGAAGAAGTTGATGAAAGCTTCTGGCGGCGGCGCCTGTTGGCTGCCTGGAATTACCGCCAGCAGGTCCTTAAGGGGGCCGATACGGATTCTTACCGGGTGGTATTCGGCGAGGCAGATTTCCTGCCCGGTTTGATTGTAGATAAGTTCGGCCCTTATCTTGTGTTTCAGACCCTGGCCCTGGGGATCGACCGTTTCCGGGAAACGCTGGTTGAGCTCTTGGACGACATAATTAAGCCTGACGGGATTTATGAGCGCAACGATGCGGCGGTGCGGGAACTAGAGGGTCTGGAACTGCGCACCGGCTTCCTCAAGGGCCGTTTTGACCCCCTGGTGACCATTCGGGAAAACGGGATTAAGCTGTACGTGGATATGGCTCGGGGCCAGAAGACGGGCTATTTTCTCGACCAGCGGGAAAACAGGGCGGCCATAAGACCCCTCGTCGGAGGAGCACGCGTGTTAGACTGCTTCTGCCATACCGGAAGTTTCAGCCTTCACGCAGCCAGTTTTGGCGCGCGGGAAGTGCTGGGCCTGGATATTTCGGAAGAAGCCGTGGCTATGGCGCGGCGCAACGCCGCCCTAAACGGTTACGAGGGCATCTGCTCGTTTGAGGTGGCCAATGTATTCGATGCCTTAAGGGAAATGGACCGGTCCGGCGAGAGATATGATGTGGTTATTTTGGACCCGCCCGCCTTTGTCAAAAGCCGAAAAGCTTTAGAAGGAGCCGTCCGGGGCTATAAAGAAATCAACTTGAGGGCCATGAAGCTTTTGTCTCCCGGTGGATTCCTGGTGACCTGTTCTTGTTCTTACTATATGCCGGAGGACCTTTTCTGGGGGGTCGTTTTCAGCGCGGCCCGGGACGCCCGTCGCCGACTGCGCCTTGTGGCCCGGCGGGGCCAGGCGCCTGACCATCCCGTTCTTATGGGTTACGATGAGTCCCGTTACCTCAAATGCCTGTTCTTCCAGGTGTTATGA
- a CDS encoding L-serine ammonia-lyase, iron-sulfur-dependent, subunit alpha: protein MMGGELLLEELRKEIKLAIGCTEPAAIALAVAYATAALGAPPHEIKVVLDPQTYRNALAVGLPYTSLKGPAMSAALGAFLSPQKELLLFADLDPRDAVKAEELFRSGRARAFFDSSLQDLYIEAQVRNNVHRARACIRHHHTNLVALEGPCLNHHNLKPVNWPEPPKSIWENTTFTELFHLASQLDPGKLTFLQEAAKTNLAIARHGLRKGSGLGTGRGLLHIARQIATAGRHDFNWAGVCLAAQAVACAAVDARMSGVPLPVATLGGSGNQGITSLLPVWLVAKGLRAGQGRGLQALALSAAVTLWAKNKLGRLSRVCGSAFAGSWGIAAASLWLLGSDSTPVTRTLCNLAGSLSGIICDGAKPSCSLKVMVGVETGLKTALLTLQGLTASPSGLIAETVDQTLDNVASLARVGMAGADQVLLACSAAGT from the coding sequence ATGATGGGCGGGGAATTATTACTGGAAGAACTGCGGAAGGAAATAAAGTTGGCCATCGGGTGCACCGAACCGGCGGCCATCGCCCTAGCCGTGGCCTACGCCACCGCCGCCCTGGGCGCCCCACCCCATGAAATCAAAGTAGTCTTGGATCCCCAAACCTACCGCAATGCCCTTGCCGTGGGCTTACCCTATACTTCTTTAAAAGGCCCGGCCATGAGCGCTGCTTTGGGAGCCTTCTTAAGCCCCCAAAAGGAACTCCTCCTTTTTGCCGACCTGGACCCCCGCGACGCTGTGAAGGCCGAAGAGTTGTTCCGCAGCGGCCGCGCGAGGGCCTTCTTTGATTCTTCCCTCCAGGACTTATATATCGAAGCCCAGGTTAGGAATAACGTACATAGGGCCCGGGCCTGTATTCGCCACCATCATACCAATCTGGTAGCCCTAGAAGGCCCCTGTCTTAACCATCATAACCTTAAGCCCGTTAATTGGCCAGAGCCCCCGAAAAGTATCTGGGAAAACACTACCTTTACCGAACTTTTCCACCTGGCCAGCCAACTGGACCCCGGCAAGTTAACCTTCCTGCAGGAAGCAGCGAAGACCAATCTGGCCATCGCCCGGCACGGCTTGCGTAAGGGCAGCGGCCTGGGTACAGGCCGGGGCCTCCTGCATATCGCCCGCCAAATTGCAACCGCCGGCCGCCACGATTTTAACTGGGCAGGCGTGTGCCTGGCCGCCCAAGCCGTGGCCTGCGCGGCCGTAGACGCCCGCATGTCCGGTGTGCCCCTACCGGTGGCCACCCTGGGGGGTAGCGGAAACCAGGGCATCACCAGCCTGCTGCCCGTATGGCTGGTGGCCAAGGGGCTCAGGGCTGGGCAGGGCCGAGGGCTCCAGGCCCTGGCCCTTTCTGCCGCCGTAACCCTGTGGGCCAAAAACAAACTGGGACGCCTTTCCCGGGTATGCGGGAGCGCCTTTGCAGGGAGCTGGGGAATCGCCGCCGCCAGCCTCTGGCTCTTGGGGAGCGATTCTACCCCGGTGACGCGCACTTTGTGCAACTTGGCCGGCAGTTTAAGCGGTATAATCTGCGACGGTGCCAAGCCCTCGTGCAGCCTGAAGGTTATGGTAGGAGTGGAAACGGGTTTGAAAACCGCCCTCCTCACCCTCCAGGGCCTGACGGCCTCTCCTTCAGGCCTCATTGCCGAAACCGTAGACCAAACCCTGGACAATGTGGCCAGCCTGGCCCGTGTGGGCATGGCGGGAGCCGACCAAGTACTGCTGGCCTGTTCGGCGGCCGGGACCTAA
- the thiC gene encoding phosphomethylpyrimidine synthase ThiC encodes MTQLEAARQGKITPQMERVAAKEGVDVEVIRQRVAEGTVVIPANLHHTNLDPCGIGQGLRTKVNANIGTSTAFPDIAEELRKLEAALEAGADAVMDLSTGGDINACRRQVLARSPAAVGTVPIYQVTVEAQKRHGSMVGFTADELFDVIEAQAADGVDFITVHCGVTLEVVERLRREGRVADIVSRGGSFLVGWMLHHGEENPLYVQFDRLLDIARRYDVTLSLGDGLRPGCLADATDRAQIQELLVLGELVDRARAAGVQAMVEGPGHVPLNQVEANILLQKRLCRGAPFYVLGPIVTDVAPGYDHITAAIGGAIAAAAGADFICYVTPSEHLGLPTVEDVREGVIAARIAGHAADLVKGVPGAWEWDRAMARARKALDWEKQIELALDPVKARRYRSGRNEAEAEACSMCGDFCAMRIVGEYLGKTMEKC; translated from the coding sequence ATGACCCAATTAGAAGCTGCCCGGCAGGGAAAGATAACTCCCCAGATGGAGCGCGTAGCTGCTAAAGAAGGCGTGGACGTCGAAGTGATACGGCAGCGGGTGGCGGAAGGCACTGTGGTAATTCCTGCCAACCTCCACCATACCAACCTGGATCCCTGCGGCATCGGCCAAGGTTTGAGAACAAAAGTTAACGCCAATATCGGCACTTCTACGGCTTTTCCGGATATAGCGGAAGAGCTGCGGAAACTGGAGGCTGCCCTGGAAGCGGGGGCCGACGCGGTGATGGATTTGAGCACCGGCGGGGACATCAATGCCTGTCGTCGTCAGGTGCTGGCCCGCTCCCCGGCGGCGGTAGGCACCGTGCCCATTTACCAGGTTACGGTAGAAGCGCAGAAGCGTCACGGAAGTATGGTGGGCTTTACGGCCGATGAATTGTTTGACGTGATTGAAGCTCAAGCTGCGGATGGCGTGGATTTTATTACCGTGCACTGCGGCGTCACCCTGGAAGTGGTTGAGCGCTTGCGCCGGGAAGGGCGGGTGGCGGACATCGTAAGCCGGGGGGGTTCCTTCCTGGTGGGCTGGATGCTCCATCACGGGGAGGAAAACCCCCTTTACGTCCAGTTTGACCGGCTCCTGGACATTGCCCGGCGGTACGATGTGACCTTGAGCTTGGGCGACGGCCTGCGGCCCGGCTGCCTGGCCGATGCCACGGACCGGGCCCAGATCCAGGAACTGCTTGTCCTGGGCGAATTGGTGGACCGCGCGCGGGCCGCGGGGGTGCAGGCTATGGTAGAGGGACCCGGCCATGTACCGCTGAACCAGGTTGAAGCCAACATCTTGTTGCAGAAGCGCCTCTGCCGTGGAGCCCCCTTCTACGTTCTGGGGCCGATTGTAACCGACGTGGCCCCGGGTTATGATCATATCACCGCCGCCATAGGAGGAGCCATAGCAGCGGCCGCCGGGGCGGATTTCATTTGTTACGTCACCCCTTCCGAGCACTTAGGGCTTCCCACGGTAGAGGACGTGCGGGAAGGTGTTATAGCCGCCCGCATAGCCGGCCATGCCGCCGACCTGGTCAAGGGGGTCCCGGGGGCCTGGGAATGGGACCGGGCTATGGCCAGGGCCCGCAAGGCCCTGGACTGGGAAAAACAGATAGAGCTGGCTTTAGATCCTGTGAAGGCCCGGCGTTATCGGTCCGGGCGTAACGAAGCAGAGGCCGAGGCTTGCTCTATGTGCGGCGACTTTTGTGCCATGCGCATAGTAGGGGAATACCTGGGCAAGACTATGGAGAAGTGTTAG
- a CDS encoding BON domain-containing protein: MARQEDAQLKKKLQELLESDKDLRGYALNADVVEGEARLQGTVDTLIEKQRAEELASGLPGIKRVDNAISVSTDGPITDKEVELEVAQELAADPRVNRRHIGAESVKGTVILQGNVRDPDEIEAARRAAAKARGVTEVTSRVRVREPEQTLTELFHSQVRNDNE, encoded by the coding sequence ATGGCCCGCCAAGAAGACGCGCAACTCAAGAAAAAGCTCCAAGAGCTCCTCGAGAGCGATAAGGACCTGCGCGGCTACGCTCTAAACGCGGATGTGGTGGAGGGGGAAGCCCGCCTGCAGGGAACAGTGGATACGTTAATTGAAAAACAAAGGGCAGAAGAACTGGCCTCCGGCCTGCCGGGCATTAAAAGGGTCGACAACGCCATATCCGTCAGCACCGACGGCCCTATCACCGATAAAGAAGTGGAATTGGAGGTAGCCCAAGAACTGGCCGCCGATCCCCGAGTAAACCGGCGCCACATAGGTGCCGAGAGCGTCAAGGGTACGGTCATCCTCCAGGGCAACGTCAGAGATCCGGATGAAATTGAGGCCGCCAGACGGGCGGCTGCCAAAGCCCGGGGTGTCACAGAGGTCACCAGCCGGGTAAGAGTACGAGAACCCGAACAAACGCTCACCGAACTTTTCCACAGCCAGGTCAGGAATGATAATGAGTAA
- a CDS encoding flavodoxin family protein, with product MKVLGIAASPRRLGNSELLLDLALEGAREGGADTHKIVLAGLGINPCRGCEACRRGKCVQRDDMDLLYPKLEAADAVILASPIYFYGLTAQAKAMVDRCQVFWNRSRQELIEVDRSPRRGVLIAVGATRGAKLFEGAVLTAKYFFKALDMSYWRDLLVRGADEWGAVRRRPEVLAEARNLGKDLVLTHYHS from the coding sequence ATGAAGGTTTTGGGTATAGCGGCCAGCCCCCGGCGCCTGGGCAATAGCGAGCTCCTGCTGGATCTTGCCCTGGAGGGGGCAAGGGAAGGCGGAGCGGATACCCATAAAATAGTTCTGGCCGGACTCGGGATAAATCCCTGCAGGGGATGTGAAGCCTGCCGCAGGGGAAAATGCGTACAGCGGGACGATATGGACCTGCTTTATCCTAAGCTGGAAGCCGCCGATGCGGTTATCCTGGCGTCGCCCATCTATTTTTACGGCCTGACGGCCCAGGCGAAGGCCATGGTGGACCGCTGCCAGGTTTTCTGGAACCGTTCCCGGCAGGAACTCATCGAAGTAGACAGATCTCCCAGACGGGGGGTCCTTATCGCCGTGGGGGCCACCAGGGGGGCTAAACTGTTTGAAGGCGCGGTTTTGACCGCCAAGTATTTCTTCAAGGCCCTGGACATGAGCTACTGGCGGGACCTCTTGGTGAGGGGAGCAGACGAGTGGGGCGCCGTCCGCCGCCGCCCAGAAGTTCTGGCGGAGGCTCGCAACCTCGGGAAGGATTTGGTCCTTACTCATTATCATTCCTGA
- a CDS encoding ATP-dependent Clp protease ATP-binding subunit, producing the protein MALRFTERAHRVLRLAQEEARHLNHPAVGTEHLLLGLLRDGDSVAARALTALGVNLKAVRAEIRKIIRPGEGPPAGELGLTPRAKRVLELAQEEARRQGVNYVGTEHILLGLLEEGEGLAAQVLSDLKLDPDKVRQQVMALLGGGQQQTQGPWSFFFGNIPLGMGGMGIPGFQPGPAHTGVKAGGRPGSNTPVLDQFSRDLTALAQEGKLDPVIGREKEIERVVQILSRRTKNNPVLIGDPGVGKTAIVEGLAQRIVQGQVPEILRGKRVVALDMSGMVAGTKYRGEFEERFKRVLEEVRAAGNIILFIDELHTLIGAGAAEGAIDAANILKPALARGEMQTIGATTIDEYRKHIEKDAALERRFQPVMVEEPTVEETIEILKGLRDRYEAHHRVKITDEALEAAARLSDRYITDRYLPDKAIDLIDEAASRVRLALYTAPKDLKDLEARLEEIQKEKEAAVHAQEFEKAAQLRDQERALRGELEAKKATWEKEKGLEKSTVTAEDIAYIVSSWTGIPVAQLAQEETERLLRLEEILHQRVVGQDEAVRAVSRAIRRARAGLKDPKRPIGSFIFLGPTGVGKTELARALAEALFGDEEAMIRLDMSEYQEKHTVSRMIGAPPGYVGYEEAGQLTEAVRRRPYSVVLFDEVEKAHPEVFNVLLQVLEDGRLTDGKGRTVDFRNTVIIMTSNVGASTIKRESMGFKGSAVQVAADSYEEMKKRIMEELRRTFRPEFLNRIDEIIVFHALGREDIKRIVDLMLGELNRRLKDSGLEVEVTDEVKEILVKEGFDEAYGARPLRRAIQTLIEDPLSDEMLQGKFAPGDKVVATAEEGRIVLKKSGS; encoded by the coding sequence ATGGCATTACGGTTTACGGAGAGGGCTCACCGCGTACTGCGCTTGGCCCAGGAGGAGGCCCGACACCTCAATCACCCTGCCGTCGGCACGGAACACCTCCTACTGGGCCTCTTAAGGGACGGTGATAGCGTGGCGGCCCGGGCCTTGACGGCCCTGGGCGTGAATCTCAAGGCCGTCAGGGCCGAAATAAGGAAAATCATACGGCCCGGGGAAGGCCCCCCGGCCGGAGAACTGGGGCTCACCCCTAGGGCCAAACGGGTGCTGGAGCTGGCCCAGGAGGAGGCCAGAAGGCAAGGGGTGAATTATGTCGGCACCGAACATATTCTTCTTGGGCTGCTGGAGGAAGGCGAGGGACTGGCCGCCCAGGTTCTGAGCGATCTGAAGTTGGATCCGGATAAGGTGCGTCAGCAGGTCATGGCCCTCTTGGGCGGCGGCCAGCAGCAGACCCAGGGTCCGTGGAGTTTCTTCTTCGGCAATATACCCCTGGGTATGGGCGGTATGGGCATACCCGGTTTTCAGCCCGGGCCGGCTCATACCGGCGTTAAGGCGGGAGGTCGGCCGGGGAGCAACACGCCGGTCCTCGACCAGTTCAGCCGCGACCTGACAGCCCTGGCCCAGGAGGGCAAGTTGGATCCGGTCATCGGCCGGGAAAAGGAGATCGAGAGGGTAGTACAAATCTTAAGCCGGCGCACCAAGAATAACCCCGTGCTTATCGGAGATCCCGGCGTGGGCAAAACGGCCATCGTAGAAGGGCTGGCCCAGCGCATTGTCCAGGGCCAAGTGCCTGAAATTTTACGGGGCAAGCGGGTGGTGGCCCTGGACATGTCGGGTATGGTGGCCGGTACCAAGTACCGGGGTGAGTTCGAGGAACGCTTCAAACGGGTGCTGGAGGAAGTACGGGCGGCCGGGAACATAATCCTCTTCATCGACGAGCTGCATACCCTCATCGGCGCGGGCGCTGCGGAAGGGGCCATTGACGCGGCTAATATCTTAAAGCCGGCCCTGGCCCGGGGTGAGATGCAGACCATCGGAGCCACTACCATTGACGAATATCGCAAACATATTGAAAAGGATGCGGCCCTGGAGCGGCGGTTCCAGCCGGTTATGGTGGAAGAACCTACGGTGGAAGAAACCATCGAGATCCTCAAGGGCCTGCGGGATCGGTATGAAGCCCATCACCGGGTAAAGATAACCGATGAGGCCCTGGAGGCGGCGGCGAGGCTTTCCGACCGCTACATTACGGACCGTTACTTGCCGGACAAAGCCATAGATCTCATAGACGAAGCAGCTTCCCGGGTACGGTTGGCCCTATACACGGCACCAAAGGATCTGAAAGACTTGGAGGCCCGCCTGGAAGAGATCCAGAAGGAAAAGGAGGCCGCCGTTCACGCCCAGGAATTTGAGAAAGCGGCCCAGCTGAGGGACCAGGAGCGGGCCCTCAGGGGAGAGCTGGAGGCGAAGAAGGCCACCTGGGAGAAGGAAAAGGGCCTGGAGAAGTCTACCGTTACGGCAGAGGATATTGCTTATATCGTATCCAGCTGGACGGGAATTCCTGTAGCCCAGCTGGCCCAGGAAGAAACCGAGCGGCTCCTGCGCCTGGAGGAGATACTCCACCAGCGGGTTGTGGGCCAGGACGAGGCGGTGCGGGCCGTGTCGCGGGCCATCCGCCGGGCCAGGGCGGGGCTTAAAGATCCGAAGCGCCCCATCGGCTCCTTTATCTTCCTGGGACCCACCGGGGTGGGCAAGACGGAGCTGGCCCGGGCCCTGGCCGAAGCCCTCTTCGGCGACGAGGAGGCCATGATCCGGCTGGATATGTCCGAATATCAGGAGAAGCACACCGTGTCGCGGATGATCGGTGCGCCTCCCGGCTACGTGGGATACGAAGAGGCTGGCCAGCTCACCGAGGCGGTGCGCAGGCGCCCCTACAGCGTGGTGCTCTTTGACGAGGTGGAAAAGGCCCATCCGGAGGTGTTCAATGTCCTCCTCCAGGTACTGGAGGACGGGCGCCTGACGGACGGCAAGGGCCGTACAGTGGACTTCCGCAACACGGTCATCATTATGACCTCCAATGTGGGCGCCTCCACCATCAAACGCGAGAGCATGGGCTTCAAAGGCAGTGCCGTTCAGGTGGCGGCCGACTCCTATGAGGAAATGAAAAAGCGCATCATGGAGGAGCTGCGCCGGACCTTCCGGCCGGAGTTCTTGAACCGCATTGATGAGATCATCGTGTTCCACGCCCTGGGGCGGGAAGATATTAAGAGAATCGTCGATCTCATGCTGGGAGAGCTTAACCGGCGCCTGAAGGACAGCGGCCTGGAGGTAGAGGTGACGGACGAGGTCAAAGAAATTCTGGTCAAGGAAGGTTTCGATGAGGCCTATGGCGCCCGGCCTTTGCGGCGGGCCATCCAGACCCTGATAGAAGATCCCCTCTCCGATGAAATGCTGCAAGGGAAATTTGCGCCGGGTGACAAAGTGGTGGCGACGGCCGAAGAAGGCAGGATTGTGTTAAAAAAGTCCGGGTCCTAG
- a CDS encoding protein arginine kinase, translating into MEINLEGMSKWMEGSGPHADIIISSRIRLARNLKGIPFPPFMDERQAGKVVQMVGRAVRSPAVEQTAGRLHLQRLQELPPLERQILVEKHLISPQLAEAEGEKAVVLRDDEAISIMVNEEDHLRIQCLLPALMLHEGWRLATALDDALEEELDYAFDQVKGYLTTCPTNVGTGLRASVMVHLPALVISRQAGQILSALTKLGVAVRGLYGEGTEALGNLFQISNQITLGRSEEELISSLSGVAVQLADQERAAREHLYKENRWQLEDRVGRAYGILSHARILSTQEALQLISDVRLGVDMRIIRGIDQRVLNQLTFMIQPAFLQHLAGKEMSPFERDVQRARLVREKLQG; encoded by the coding sequence ATGGAAATTAACCTGGAGGGCATGAGCAAGTGGATGGAGGGGTCGGGACCCCATGCCGACATAATCATTTCCAGCCGCATACGCCTGGCCCGGAATTTAAAGGGCATTCCCTTTCCTCCCTTCATGGATGAGCGCCAGGCGGGTAAAGTAGTGCAGATGGTCGGCCGCGCCGTCCGCAGCCCGGCCGTGGAGCAGACCGCCGGCCGCCTGCACCTGCAGAGGCTGCAGGAATTGCCGCCCTTGGAGCGACAAATACTAGTGGAAAAACACCTTATCAGCCCCCAGCTGGCGGAAGCCGAGGGGGAAAAGGCAGTAGTACTCAGGGATGACGAAGCCATTAGCATCATGGTCAATGAAGAAGACCATTTGAGGATTCAGTGCCTCCTGCCGGCCCTTATGTTGCACGAGGGGTGGCGGCTGGCCACGGCCCTGGACGATGCTCTAGAGGAGGAGCTGGATTACGCCTTCGACCAGGTAAAGGGTTATCTCACCACATGCCCTACCAACGTCGGCACGGGCCTGAGGGCTTCGGTTATGGTCCACCTGCCGGCCCTGGTCATCAGCCGACAGGCGGGGCAGATCCTTTCGGCCTTGACCAAGCTGGGAGTGGCGGTACGCGGCCTGTATGGGGAAGGTACAGAAGCCCTGGGCAACCTCTTCCAGATCTCCAATCAGATAACCCTGGGCCGCTCGGAGGAAGAGCTCATCAGCAGCCTTTCGGGAGTAGCTGTTCAGCTGGCGGATCAGGAAAGGGCGGCGCGGGAGCACTTGTATAAGGAAAACCGCTGGCAGCTGGAGGACCGGGTCGGCCGGGCTTACGGGATCCTGTCCCATGCGCGGATCCTCAGCACCCAGGAAGCCCTGCAGCTCATCTCCGACGTTCGCCTGGGTGTGGACATGAGGATTATCCGGGGCATCGACCAGCGTGTTCTAAACCAGTTGACTTTTATGATCCAGCCCGCTTTTCTGCAGCACCTGGCCGGCAAAGAGATGTCTCCTTTTGAGCGGGATGTTCAGAGGGCCAGGCTGGTGCGGGAGAAACTCCAGGGTTAG
- a CDS encoding UvrB/UvrC motif-containing protein → MLCERCQQKPASVHFTQIVNNQKTELNLCPDCARELENQWSFSLPKFFASLLNYEPGLGLTVDRAPTQCGECGLTFAQFQQGGLLGCPECYHTFESRLDPLLRRLHGSTQHRGKVPRRAGGNLRIQREIDKLRRELQELVAQEAFERAAEVRDRIRQLEAQLER, encoded by the coding sequence ATGTTGTGCGAGCGCTGCCAGCAGAAGCCGGCCAGCGTGCATTTTACCCAAATAGTCAACAACCAGAAGACCGAGCTGAATCTGTGTCCTGATTGTGCACGGGAACTGGAAAATCAATGGAGTTTTTCTTTGCCCAAGTTCTTTGCCAGCCTGTTGAACTACGAACCGGGGTTGGGGTTGACCGTAGACAGGGCCCCCACCCAGTGCGGTGAATGTGGGTTAACCTTTGCTCAATTCCAGCAGGGCGGGCTCCTGGGCTGCCCCGAGTGCTACCATACCTTCGAGTCCCGGCTGGACCCCTTGCTCCGGCGCCTGCACGGCAGCACCCAGCATCGGGGTAAGGTGCCGCGCCGGGCGGGAGGCAATTTGCGCATCCAGCGGGAGATAGACAAGCTCCGCCGTGAACTTCAGGAGCTGGTGGCCCAGGAGGCCTTTGAACGAGCCGCCGAGGTACGGGACCGTATTCGGCAATTGGAAGCCCAATTAGAAAGGTAG
- a CDS encoding CtsR family transcriptional regulator, with the protein MGFTEGKTLADRIEEYLKWLLSSTPEGVIEVQRQELAKVFACVPSQITYVLGTRFTVQRGYLVESRRGGGGYVRIIQLPLKDRRQFKQWVEEVIGEEVSQETGEGIINRLHQEGFLTNRERMLLEAVMSSQALPVEDLLERNRVRSAILRAVLLTLMRSDFC; encoded by the coding sequence GTGGGTTTTACGGAAGGTAAGACTTTAGCCGACCGGATTGAGGAATACTTGAAATGGTTGTTGAGCTCTACCCCGGAGGGCGTGATCGAGGTACAGCGCCAGGAATTGGCCAAGGTCTTTGCCTGTGTTCCTTCCCAGATAACCTATGTATTGGGTACCCGGTTCACCGTCCAGAGGGGTTACCTGGTGGAAAGCCGCCGGGGTGGGGGCGGCTATGTCCGTATAATACAGCTGCCCCTGAAGGATCGGCGCCAGTTCAAACAGTGGGTAGAAGAAGTGATCGGGGAGGAAGTTTCCCAAGAGACGGGAGAGGGTATTATCAACCGCCTGCACCAGGAAGGATTCCTGACCAACCGGGAAAGGATGCTGCTGGAGGCCGTAATGAGTAGCCAGGCCCTGCCCGTAGAGGATTTGCTGGAAAGGAACAGGGTACGGAGCGCCATCTTACGGGCCGTCCTGTTGACTTTAATGCGCAGTGATTTCTGCTGA
- a CDS encoding DUF438 domain-containing protein produces the protein MSELINNREYRKKALKEVITALHEGKSVQEVKGKFEEIIRDVSPKEISLIEQELIREGLPVEEVQRLCDVHAAAFKESLERVAPPELTPGHPVHTFKEENRALIELMEKEIEPLLAELEKAGADRAKDIAVELAVKLDALGELDKHYSRKENLLFPYLEKYQITGPPKVMWGVDDEIRALLRETRALAREHAGRRDELLAKARKTLAKIKEMIFKEEKILFPMALETLTEDEWQKIAEESAEIGFCLIPPPKPWKPSRENPAREAPRLAGAESQEGYIKFDTGFLTPKEISLIFNYLPVDITFVDTDNVVKYFSAPRERIFARTRAVIGRKVENCHPPASVPAVEKLLEDFKAGRKDEEKFWLPLGDKYVLIQYFAVRDEEGRYQGTLEVTMDIKPLQAIRGEKRLVN, from the coding sequence ATGAGCGAACTCATCAACAACCGGGAATACAGAAAAAAAGCCCTGAAGGAAGTCATCACGGCCCTCCACGAGGGTAAGAGTGTGCAGGAAGTCAAGGGTAAGTTTGAGGAAATCATCAGGGATGTTTCGCCCAAGGAAATCTCCTTGATTGAACAGGAACTAATCCGTGAGGGCCTGCCGGTGGAAGAGGTGCAGAGGCTCTGCGACGTCCATGCCGCCGCCTTCAAGGAATCCCTGGAGAGGGTGGCGCCCCCGGAGCTCACTCCCGGCCATCCCGTACACACCTTTAAGGAAGAGAACAGGGCCCTCATCGAGCTTATGGAGAAGGAGATAGAACCCCTCCTGGCCGAGCTGGAAAAAGCCGGAGCAGACCGCGCCAAAGATATCGCCGTCGAGCTGGCCGTCAAACTGGACGCCCTGGGAGAGCTGGATAAGCATTACAGCCGTAAGGAAAACCTGCTCTTCCCCTACCTGGAAAAATATCAGATTACGGGTCCGCCCAAAGTTATGTGGGGAGTGGACGATGAGATAAGGGCCCTCCTCAGAGAAACCAGAGCCCTGGCCCGCGAACATGCCGGCCGCCGGGACGAGCTTCTGGCCAAGGCTAGGAAAACCCTGGCCAAGATCAAAGAGATGATCTTCAAAGAGGAGAAAATCCTCTTCCCCATGGCGCTGGAAACTCTGACGGAAGATGAATGGCAGAAAATCGCGGAGGAGAGCGCGGAAATAGGATTTTGCCTCATTCCGCCTCCTAAGCCCTGGAAACCCTCCCGGGAAAATCCGGCACGGGAAGCCCCCAGGCTGGCCGGTGCCGAAAGCCAGGAAGGCTACATCAAGTTCGACACGGGGTTCCTCACCCCCAAGGAAATAAGCCTTATCTTTAACTACCTGCCGGTAGACATAACCTTTGTAGACACGGACAACGTGGTCAAGTATTTCTCGGCCCCCCGAGAGCGCATCTTTGCGCGGACGCGGGCCGTCATCGGACGGAAGGTGGAAAACTGCCACCCACCTGCCAGCGTTCCGGCGGTAGAAAAGCTCCTGGAGGATTTCAAGGCGGGCCGCAAGGATGAAGAGAAATTCTGGCTGCCCCTGGGGGATAAGTATGTACTCATCCAGTACTTTGCGGTAAGGGATGAAGAGGGCCGCTACCAAGGCACCCTGGAGGTAACTATGGACATCAAGCCCCTCCAGGCTATCCGCGGGGAAAAGAGGCTTGTAAATTAG